CGTTTTTGAAGATCGGACAGTACTAGCCATTCAACTGGCTTTGGCACCTTTGACACACCGCACTACTCTGGAGTGTTTGTACTTATTTAGAGAATGTCGGACAAGGACAACAGAACAATGGGGTGTTTCCTTTTTCAGAGCCTACCCTTGGTTTGAAAAAGGAAATTTTTTGGAGGAGCTCGACGGACCATATGAAAAATGGGGAACGGATCGATTCTTCAGCTGCGTCCAAGTTTGAGACATCGTTTGGTCATCCCCACTAGTTTGTCTACTCTTCTTAATCTTAGTTCCAATAAATCTAATTGATTGGTCATCCACTTAGATTTATCTAATTATCTAGAAACAAGTTCACAATGATAGCCAGTCACAATAACATTCGAGACTAGAATAGATTAAGCACAAAGATTAAGAATGAAACATAGCATTTAATCGAATAATAATCAACAAGATATTTCGGAAATAATCATGTCATGGCTTCATCATAAGCCTTAGAAAAGTAGTTTAAGTACACATAGTCATaataaaaatcacaaaagaagTCATGGAAGAAGtgttggatatatgtcaacaatctgtgataatttatatatgctaataatttATCTTCTGGAAAAACCTGTAAAGATATGGGAAACATAGTTTTATCTCTTATTTTTCCACGCCTATATTGCACGTCACTAGGAAAAATCTTCTCCAACTAGTCAGAGTCGGAACTCTGAAACTCAGAAGAGAGTTGAACGGTGCTGTTTCGCAAGCCATCTTCTTCCAAGAGCCGAAAAAGCTTCGTCCCAAAACCTGCAACTTTCTCCGGGTCAGTTTGATCCTCCTTTTCCCATCTCCTTGGATTTTTTTCGTTTGGATTTTTCTGTTGCATTTGCATATTCTAATTTTTGGGGGTTTTCGGATACTATGCACATAGTAATTCAATTCTCATGTGATGTAAATGATCGTTTGAACCCTTTGAGTTGTTTTAAGATTAATCttaattttgataattaatcAAAAGTTTAGAATTGAAGTTGTTATTTTAGTTGCTTGGATTAGGAAATATTTTTACAAGCCTTTGGAAAATTAAAGTTTTATCTCAATAGAATTTTGAATGGAATGTTGAATTTCTGTTACTTTTTGTGCTTGCTTGGTATGTGGATTGATCATATGAATTTTGATCAAGTTGTATAGGAGTATGGCAATAAGAGTGCACCGTGTTTCACTCCAACAGAGTGACATATGTTCCTTTGTGGTTGAGTATACGGAATTTATCCCTTCGGAATGATGGATTTAAGTATCTGCGACGGGGGATGCATTTCGAGGGAAAGGAGGGTCCGATTGTATTGCAGTTGAGGATATGAAATTGGATATTTGAAGTGTTTAACCAAATCATAAAGTGTGTTTGTTAGCTTGAGAAACATCAAAAGGTTGTGCAGGCTTGTAGCTGGAGTAGTAAATATCTTGTTCACACATTCATACTTAATATTTGGTTGCGTAGGTAGAGTTTTAATCAGTGAGTTGACTCTACAACTTGTATAACAGTCATATCAAACTCTTGTGGATGCGATAATAACTTGAGATAGTGCATTCCATTATTCTCGCtaacttgttttgtttgtttcataGACTTTCTAACACATATCTTTTGTATTTTCCTATTCATGATCCTTTAGTCTAGAAAAATTCTTCTACGCAGTTGTTTGTATGTAGAAATTATCACATCAATGGGATCACAAGGTACCTTGGATGCTAAGAAAATATAACGACTATTTTGTGAGTGGCCGCACATCCTTTTGACCCTTTAGTCGCACGCTAAAATTTCTTCTTAGACCAAGATGCATCTCAACTTTACACTACACTAAAAACACATTATATTGTTAAGGAAATGCTTGGTAACTTATCATCTAACACTCACTTTCATATCTAAATCACTCCAAAAAGATTTGTTGTGAGAAAATACGGTTTGGTTCACAAATTTTCTCTAGTGCATATCAAAAGAAAGTTCAGTTCCGAACAAGAGTGTACCAGAAATAACCTCTTAGTTCTACCATTCAAGTCAATAAAAAGCCCAATTACTGGCTCAATACAAAACATTATTAGAAATGTTCTAAGCCCCATAGTCGGCCCAAAAACCGATGCAGGGCCCGCGGTTGACAAAAACCCTAGCTGCGAGAGAGAGAATTTGGGAGGGCGAGAATGGTGTCCGGCTCAGGAATCCGCACGAAGCGAGTGGTGGTGGATAGGCACCACCACATGCTCGATCATCTGGCACGGTCGTGACCAAGGACCTTCTCAACGACCAGCCGACCGCAGTCGTGCGCGCCGAGCAGACCGCCATATCGAGAGGTCTGGTGACGCAGAAGCGCATGAACACCCAACCCTCTCAAGGCCGCATCTACTACCTCTCTCCAGCCAAAATCTTATGGTGCGACGTCCGAGGGTAATGCCGTAATTTCGTAATTCACACTCTGGCCCTCTGTGCCTCTGTTTCTCTGCTTCAAAACTCACTGTTATAATGGCGATTGGTTTGTACTTTTTTCAGGATGATCCGCACAAGAGTAAACGCGGGCTCTGGCGAGGCTGAAGGTTTACGAGGGCATCCCACCGCCGTATGACtagatgaagaagatggtggTTCCTGATGCTATCAAGTGAGTATGGTGGCGGTGtgactttttgtttttgtatgctAAGTGTTTGATGAATTGCTTCAGTGAATTGGGGTTTGTGATCAATtgtcaaattagggttttgaggcTTCAGAAGGGCCACAAATACAGCTTGTTGGGTCAGCTTTTGTCCGAGGTCGGATGGAATCATTATGACACCATCAAGGTAAGATGAAATTCAACTCACAAGATTTATGCTTTTTGCAATTCTTATTTAATGATGTCGAAATTTGTGAACATTCCCTTTTATTTGTTGTAAGTAACTTGAATGTAGATTGTATTTTCTTGTAATTTGAATGCAGTTTGGATGTAATTTGAATGTAGATTGTTGTTAGCCACAGCAGAGTGGATACATTTGTTACCTTACAGAGTTATCTTCGTCATTTGCATCATTTCACTTGTCGGTtttatgatgtttatgtatttattcaTCCATGAATATGGTTTTCATGATCATACATGgctttatatgtttttaaaatttcttgAGATGTGCTCGAATTTGGAAGCTGCCTTTAAGCTTGGCAATAGGTTTGCATTATACGTGTTTTTGCATCCATGGCATGATGTTCTCGGATTTATATGAATGCAATGTTACATTTGTTGGTAAATTATATGCCAAGTACCGAACATCTTTTTATTTCGTGTTCACAGGAGCTAGAGAACAAGAGAAAGGAGATGGCTGAGTTGGCATACGAGAGGAAGCTTGGTTGAAGACTGAAAAATCTGCAGAGGAGAAGCTTGGTTCCCAACTTCAACTCCTTTATTCGGTGACATATTAAAAGTTTAGGGCTATGACGTGGTGTCGTCGTCTTTTTTACCCTCCCAGTCATACGTTCTTTTGTTGAGGATTACATCTCGGTGAGTTTCTTTTGGCTTTTATTCGGGATTACATCGTAGTGAACTTCTTGTCGAGCATCTCATTTTGAGGAATCAGATCTTTTATTCTGATAAGTTTAAATGAGGAACTTGTTTACCTGTGTTGACTGACTTGAATCGTATGGttctaatttgttttatgatattttgtctttttccataaaaatttatgggtctCGGTCTTGGTTTCTTTGTTGGCGCCACTTACTGCCACCAATAGCCATGGCGGCTTCCGTTGTGTGCATATTGTGTTAACATGTCTAGAGTTTTGGGTGTTTGCCTGACATTTTAGCTTGACATTTTCTAGCCTATCGGAGAACTATAAACCTATTTTTGAACTGAATTTAAATTCGGGTATGATTTTTGGGTACGTCATCGGACCGTTGAAGATGGTCTTAGTAGAGCTAATAGAGACTCGTGTGGTGTTTGCACATGTGACAAACTCTGAAAAATGGGATTACACTTTTCTAATCTCGCAAAATATTTAGAGAATAACTCGACTCTAGAACGTACATTCTTGGATGAACTTTCCATGGTACAAATAGAGGACTGAACATCCTACAGTAAACCGCAGGATAACAAATATCAATGGAGGGACGTCTCATTTACACGAGGGAATTCGAACAATGCCCTCCTTTCCGACTCAGCGCTGAAAAATGCAGACCTCCTCATGTTCCGAAGTGTTGGGAGTGAGAACTTGGATTGGTCTTGAATCTGGACGCTGGCTGATCAAACACAAAGAAGCTGGCAAGAAATGTAGAAAACAACCTGCAACATGTTGAAATGATGGTAAAATGTTTGGAACAAAACATTTAAGACATAAAACTTGATGAATAATTTGGTTTGACAAGAAATTACCTACTGAAGTTTAGAATGTGAGGAATCTCAGGCCAATATTCAATCTTCATCCTCATCTTAATCAactaattgacaaaaaaaaaaagaggtttgGTCAATATGCAATACTGAAGAAGAAATGTGAGAGAAGGAGAATTGAACAaatgaattatttgttttgagaGAGAAGAATTACTTGTGATTTTTGGAATATGAGAAATCTTGGGCCACTCCGTGCCGGTACCCCTGGCGCATTTTTCCTCCAGAAAGGGACATATAGCAATTTGTAGAAGTTTTAGTTTGGTGAGGCGTTGCATAGCTTGGGCGGAAGGCAGAGACTTGAGATTCTTGCATGTGTAAATATTTAGTTCGTTGAGAGATGTAAGGTCACCCAACCACTCTGGAAGAGTCTCCAGCCCGTCACAATCAACTATCTCAAATTCTGTTACAGGATTAGTCGAGTGATTAATTACTTGAGGCAGAGACTTAAGCTTAGGCCACCCCCAAAATACTAATTTGTGTGACGATGGAATTTGCGAAACCGGGAAAGAATCGAGCTCCTCCCAGAATCCACCAATCCACAACTTTTTCAAACGAGTCAGAGTGCGTAGACCCGTCGGCAAGTATTGTAATTTCTCACACCTACTTATTGATAAATTGGAAAGAGATTGCAAGCTAGTTACATCGACATCTGCCAGAGATATCAAATTCTGACAATCCTGTATTCTTAGTTTGCCAAGGGATGTGCAATCGTGTAAAGAAATCTGCCTAAAATTCTGACAATCCTCTATTCTCAGTTTGCCAAGGGATGTGCAATCGTGTAAAGAAATCTCTTCAAGAGTAGTGATAAATCTAATGTTCAATTCTGGTCCGCTGCAACTTGCAATAACCAATCTTCGGAGGGCGGTCAGACTCATCCCCCCATAGGCAACTGAACTCCATCCTAGCATAGGGCAATTCACTATACTCAACTCCTCAAGAGATCCATGACGGCCTGGCAGGCTTGATAGTTGAGCAcaatcttcaattacaaattgccCCAGGGATGGCGGCAATACATCTGAAATTGGAATGGATACCAAGTTTCGGCTACCACTTATTTTCAACCTCTCAAGTGCGTTGCAATGCTTCAACCCACTCGGCAGACTTGAAAGCTTCTCACAACCCTCAATCACTAATCCTCGAAGACATGGATTGATTGGAATGAATGTCAAACTAGGACAATTCCTTATAGTCAACTCCTCAAGAATAATGAGTGTTTCTAGCCCATCAACCGAAACATGCCTCAGCCTTTCACAATTCTCGATACACAGTGAATGAAGGGATGTACAATCCTGTAAATACAACTCCTCCATTGTAGTACTACTGACGATGGACAATTCCAGTACATAACTTGCAATAAGTACCAATTTGCGGAGTGTCGTTAGACCGTGATTTGAAATGCTTATTAACTTGGGGGATTTATAAATGGTCAACTCCTCAATAAGAGACATGTCTAACCCATCAGTTGCATACTGCCTCAATTGTTGCAAATCGTGGACGCCCAGCGCACGAATAGAAGTGCAAGATTCAAGCCCAATCGATGCATGAGTTTTTAGTCCATCGCAATCTTCAATGGTCAATTCACGAAAGGATGTGTATTCGTGTAAACCTGAAATTGACTCCAGACTTTTGCATGACCTTAAAGACAACACCTGTAGAGGGGTATAGCATTCTGGTAGACTTTGCAGGTCCATTAATCTTAATCCACCACATGAACTAATCTTCAATCCTCGAAGGGATGTTGCACCATGAACTGAAATGGACATCAGACTATCGCAGCAGCTTATTTCCAAATTTTCAAGATATGGACATTTTATGGACAACTCCTTAAGAGAAACTCGGCCGTACAATTCTGGTCCACTATGCAGGCTCGTTGATGTTAATTTACCACCACGTGAACTAAACAACAATTTCTGGATGGATGTCAAACCAAATAATGAAAGGGATCTAAGTTTGTCGCAGTTGCTTATTTCCAGATTCTTAAGAGAGGTACACTTTTCTACCAGACTTGTTAGGTTTGACAGCTCGTGACAAATACTCATATCCAACTTACGAAGGGATGCAAAATGATCAGGAAATTTTCTCATTTGCGGACACTCCACGAGATCCAACTCCTCAAGGCGAGGAAACACGGATATTTGATTTTCTTTCACCACTGGTGGTTCAATCCATTCGATCAAATTTGGGGCCGCACTAATTCTGAACGTCTTCAATGCAGGATACAAAGCCTTGGTCTTCATTGCATCATCAATGTCATCATAGCCATAAAACTCATCTCCCAAACGTTTTAGATTACACATTGTATTAAACTCAAGATGCATAAGACTAGGTAGATGGCCAAGCATGGGGGCTTCTTCACATACGTCGCACTgaattaattgaatttttttcaaGTTGTTGTGCGGCTTCCAAGATGGAAATTTAGCACCCATGAAATTGTAAATCtctaaaatttccaaatttgggTGTGGCCGGAGGCCTTGGAGAACATCTTCTTCACTGTTGCTGCGTGGCCTCATTTCCTCACCCCATACAAGTGATAACTTTCGTATGTTTCTCTTTTCAACTAAATTTGATTTCTTCGCTTCTTCTCCATCCCTCACatgttccaaatcataaatAACCAGTTCATCGTTCAAGTGGTTTAAGCCAGCCAATTCCTCAATTCCACGACCGATTCCATAAGGACTCACAATAAAATAAGGCATCTTTCGAAGATTAGTAAATTGCCCGACCCCAACATGAGATTCCCTGTACCAACCAAAATTAGCACGTTTCTTTTTTTGGACAGGACCAAAATAGATATGTCTCAAGTTGATCAAATCTCCAATTTCCTTGGGAAACACCTTCAGTAGTCGACAATACTCCATTCTTAATGTCTGTAAGTTATGGAGCTTGCCGACAGATTTggggattgctttgatctttgtTCTAGAAACGTTTAAATACCTCAATTGCTTCATCTTCTCAATTGATTTCGGCAGCTCCTTAATATCAACATTGTAAAGATTCAAGACATGTAAACCCCTAAACCTTGGCAACATGTTACTAGGAACTTCACTATTAGAAAACAATGAGCGCAATCCCCTTAAACTTTTTTTTGGTATCAATTCCAAAACCGAAGTAGGAATGTGTGAAGCATGTCGAATCTTCAGTGTGCCGACCATCTCATTAGAATTCGATGTCGCGCTATCAGATTTTGATACAAGTTCTGCAAAATCATGCACAAGAACGTGCATCTTGCATTTGGCAACAACACCAAAGGCATCCTTCGTAAGATCTTGAAGTAAGGAGTTTTGCAACAGAATATGAAAATACTTCGTGCCTATATCCTCCATCTCTAGATCACTATTCTCGGAAGAAGGGTGAAGCAATCCTTGAGCCATCCACAGTTGGATTAGGTCATCCCTTTCAATTTCAAAGCCTTTCTTGAACATTGAGCAATAAGCGAAGCATTGTTTCAAAATTGGGAATTTCAAATTATCCAAACTCAACTTCAATCCCGAGATGATCATCTCTTCTGCTTCTGGAGAGTCCCATATTTTACCGTCTAGAATTGCTGACCATTCATTTGCCTCATTCTTAGAGCACAACATTCCTCCAAAAACCTATTGATTCATATATAGttagattttttgttaaataataCATAGGTAGCATAACCGATTATAAcaataaaaacattaatttgtagtttgacaGAAGTTGACTAATATGTGCACATTGTGTTGTATTGATGCAGACTATATTTGGCTTGTCCATACAAATGTTTCATTTAAACTTTTTTATACTTATCAATGTTATCATGGTGTTGTTAACATATCAGTTGACTTCCTATACAGTTTAGATTTTACCTGTGTGGCTAAGATGAGAGAATAGTGAATCTAACACAAACATTTTAATCGACGTgagaaatatattttatttaaattggtTTACAATGATCAAGTTTTGGTGGCTAAATAAATTTGTGAGTATCAACCTACAAGATCACTAATGCAACAGTAGAAGTGCATGGGTGAGGAGAAAGAGCAATGGCTTTTTTTGATGACCTTTACGCACTTCTgcattccttttatttttactagCCATTTAGTTGATAAAGAGAATGTTAGGACCTTGATAATGTTAATGGGTCAATATATGTAAGAAGGTTAATGGGTTACTTAAGCCCACTAAGGAGAATACTATGTATCAAGATGAATGAGTGTCCAATGGTCAACAATCATTACCGTCTAAGGGAGTGTATCTAGAAAAGCAGTCAAGTCTAGTCGGACTATGACGAGTGTTTAGGAAAGACAATTTGTCGTATAACACATTTATTGTAGCTCATTAGCTGGCCAACGTCCAAGTTAAGGACGAGAACATGAGTACATGTAATGCTTGCAGGACAAATACATGGTTTTCATGAGAGATTCAATGTCTCGTCGGTGTTTTGGATACCTATTGGAAAACAATGATGGCGTCTCTCTCATCTAAGATGGTCATATCTTGTTTAATACCCATAGTCCGGATATGAACTAGCCAacattataatttatatgtatGATATCCAGCCAACATTATATGAAACAAAGTCCTCCATGCACTATGGGAGACCGAAAGACTTGAACAAACCTTTACAGTGCTAGATGAGATAAATATTTGTAGAAGTGTTCATGATATCAAGATGGGCCATTTTATTTGAAGATATTTGTTTCATGGTCAAGGAACTGTTGCGTTTGATAGAGTTGATATAGTATTGTGATGATAATGCCAATTCGTCTGATGCCTTGCTAATCCGAGGAAGCAAGGTTATTATTGGATCAAGACAAAGTTGTTCAGTAGATGAATTGAACAACTTTTTGGGTCTTTGTTCAGTACTATTATATGCATCAGAATCATGAAGGAAAAAGTTGTTCGGTTGGAGGCTAGTGTGCTTGTGGGATGCTAgagaatttggaaatttttcattttcacCAAGGTTATATTTGGGGAAATATTCAGCAAATGATGACTAGTTTGCACTTGTTTTGGTTGTAGCTACCACACTAACACTTGGACAAAGGCATAGCTTATTGGGTCTAACTTAGCATAAACTACAATTACGGCATGAAGACATGCCTTTATTTTGGGGGTAGGATTGTTAGGATGCTGTAATTTACGactcaaaattaggatgatgcaaaAATTAGGTTTGTGTACCTATTTCATTTTGGTGTCTTTTTTTAGTTTGGATTTGATTTCTTGGTTGGATTCCTTGCTTGATGGAGAGATTTCGTTAATTAAcatttgattaggatttggatttactTCCAATTAGGATTAGAATTCTCattgtaacctaagtcctatgcactataaatacactataaataggaccttaggTTTTGGTTTATTTCGTGTGCCAACACCATTACTTTAGAGAGTTTTCTCTCATTGGATTTTGGGTGGAGGTTATAGTTTGGAGTCACGATTTGGTGAGAATTAGTTTGCGAGTTAGAAAacaatttgggagaatcttctccATATGTTTGGGTTCTTTACTCGTgcggtttagggtttgtaactTGTGGGATTTAGGTTATGACAGTGaaacactcttttgtaatctccgttCGTTTAGTGAAATTTCTCACCGTGCTTCGCCTGTGGACATAGGCTTTGCACCAAACCACGTGAAATCGCTTGCATTCTTATTTTGAGATTGTTTACTTAGCTTTCTCCTTCATATGAACACTTTGTCGATACCATGCTATTTGGTAGGGAAAGTCTTAGTTTGGAAGATGTTAAAGCCTCTTTGAATTCTAAAGAACTAAAGAATAAAGTGTATGACACGCAAGATGGAGCTTTGGTAGTTCAAGGAAAGAATAAGAAAAGGGGCAAATTTGGAAAGAACACTCATAGCTGTTATCATAAAGAGGGTCATTAGAAAATAGATTGCCCTAAACTCAAGGGCAAAAAGAAGCTATTTGATAAGTCTTTTTGCTAGTGTTGAGGCAAACATTGCTAAAGATTGTTATTCTGAATTCCTCTAAAGGTTATGTGAGAAGGTGGAGCTTGGTACTCAAGCTCTTTTGGTGGAGTGCAATTCGCACTTTAGGTTcatatgttgaagctttttttggattttatttcatatttgttAGTTTGAAACGTTTTGGATTTTTT
This region of Malus domestica chromosome 07, GDT2T_hap1 genomic DNA includes:
- the LOC103423723 gene encoding putative disease resistance protein RGA3, with amino-acid sequence MAKIFTFTAERMLAKAASLAAEPLVRSWGLEAKLTGLHETLSLIQDITRDAADDADAVWVEKLNDVANDADDVLEDINYEVLRHKLQIQNLLKRKVLNFISLSNPVAFRLKVAHQIKKINASLVDLKNRAPIMEPVSATSQAMGSIRETNSSIGDEIIVGRDEAASNILATLTSSEVNQENLSVMAIVGMPGLGKTTLAKLVFNKDEISTHFEEKMWIYVSYTFDVDSIQEAVVKSLREQLTEKRCLLVLDDVWNEDSEKWSKLMSCLSKLHFARGSTILVTTCNSQVATITGTLPRYDLGFLSEDECWSILKGRAFVDDTTPTYPDLEKVGREIAKKCAGLPSVAKVFGGMLCSKNEANEWSAILDGKIWDSPEAEEMIISGLKLSLDNLKFPILKQCFAYCSMFKKGFEIERDDLIQLWMAQGLLHPSSENSDLEMEDIGTKYFHILLQNSLLQDLTKDAFGVVAKCKMHVLVHDFAELVSKSDSATSNSNEMVGTLKIRHASHIPTSVLELIPKKSLRGLRSLFSNSEVPSNMLPRFRGLHVLNLYNVDIKELPKSIEKMKQLRYLNVSRTKIKAIPKSVGKLHNLQTLRMEYCRLLKVFPKEIGDLINLRHIYFGPVQKKKRANFGWYRESHVGVGQFTNLRKMPYFIVSPYGIGRGIEELAGLNHLNDELVIYDLEHVRDGEEAKKSNLVEKRNIRKLSLVWGEEMRPRSNSEEDVLQGLRPHPNLEILEIYNFMGAKFPSWKPHNNLKKIQLIQCDVCEEAPMLGHLPSLMHLEFNTMCNLKRLGDEFYGYDDIDDAMKTKALYPALKTFRISAAPNLIEWIEPPVVKENQISVFPRLEELDLVECPQMRKFPDHFASLRKLDMSICHELSNLTSLVEKCTSLKNLEISNCDKLRSLSLFGLTSIQKLLFSSRGGKLTSTSLHSGPELYGRVSLKELSIKCPYLENLEISCCDSLMSISVHGATSLRGLKISSCGGLRLMDLQSLPECYTPLQVLSLRSCKSLESISGLHEYTSFRELTIEDCDGLKTHASIGLESCTSIRALGVHDLQQLRQYATDGLDMSLIEELTIYKSPKLISISNHGLTTLRKLVLIASYVLELSIVSSTTMEELYLQDCTSLHSLCIENCERLRHVSVDGLETLIILEELTIRNCPSLTFIPINPCLRGLVIEGCEKLSSLPSGLKHCNALERLKISGSRNLVSIPISDVLPPSLGQFVIEDCAQLSSLPGRHGSLEELSIVNCPMLGWSSVAYGGMSLTALRRLVIASCSGPELNIRFITTLEEISLHDCTSLGKLRIEDCQNFRQISLHDCTSLGKLRIQDCQNLISLADVDVTSLQSLSNLSISRCEKLQYLPTGLRTLTRLKKLWIGGFWEELDSFPVSQIPSSHKLVFWGWPKLKSLPQVINHSTNPVTEFEIVDCDGLETLPEWLGDLTSLNELNIYTCKNLKSLPSAQAMQRLTKLKLLQIAICPFLEEKCARGTGTEWPKISHIPKITID